In one Drosophila gunungcola strain Sukarami chromosome 2R unlocalized genomic scaffold, Dgunungcola_SK_2 000004F, whole genome shotgun sequence genomic region, the following are encoded:
- the LOC128254460 gene encoding uncharacterized protein LOC128254460 has translation MAASSKMELEDNSDSSTSSQISECKDSNSALGSIKNERESFYPFKLFYRDFGIWEGRKPDKKLRKKALKAWHNLEPAIKLHYLIMTRVKMTEERKFRALAVKKKTKDKTMQTVLEGNDKIKPMRRVIIVEPSWKSVRPRMVTRKPTPLPSAKKRMKNRLKTLPKFVPFSQRKIKPNKGPAKI, from the coding sequence ATGGCAGCAAGTAGCAAAATGGAATTGGAAGACAATTCGGACAGCTCGACAAGCAGCCAAATTAGCGAGTGCAAAGATTCTAATTCAGCATTAGGGTCTATAAAAAACGAACGAGAGAGCTTTTATCCCTTTAAGCTATTCTATAGGGACTTTGGCATATGGGAAGGGCGTAAACCTGACAAGAAACTCCGAAAAAAGGCCCTTAAGGCGTGGCACAATTTGGAACCAGCAATAAAACTGCATTACCTAATAATGACGAGGGTTAAGATGACGGAGGAGCGGAAATTCAGAGCACTTGCAgtgaagaaaaaaacaaaggacAAAACAATGCAGACTGTGCTCGAGGGTAACGATAAAATAAAACCTATGCGAAGAGTCATAATCGTGGAACCCTCTTGGAAAAGTGTACGACCCAGGATGGTAACTCGAAAACCCACCCCGTTGCCCAGTGCTAAGAAAAGAATGAAGAATCGTTTAAAGACCTTGCCCAAGTTTGTGCCTTTTAGCCAAAGAAAGATCAAGCCAAATAAGGGGCCTGCCAAAATTTGA